The genomic region TTTCACTCCCCTATCATAGCCCTTTCGAAGCGGCTTTGATTGGGTTATACATTGGGTTTACATTGGGTTTGAAAGGGCTTTAAGCAGAACCAGTGTTCAGCAATGGCTATTTAATAGTTAGGCCAGATCCTACCAAGCCTTATAGAATAGTATTTAGTAGTTAGTACTTAGTAGTTAGACCTATGACGCCAGACCCTACTAGTCCCCCCTAATTTAGCACAAAAATGAAGCGCCTAATCGGCGCCGTCTAATATCGTATATCTAATTTCTAATGTCTAAAACTACTCCCGCCCAAGGTCTAACTACTGAGTACTAACTACTAACTACTAAAAAACAAAAAGCCTGTCGTTCGACAGGCTTTTTGTTTTTTTTATTTAGATGCTTATTCAGCGTGTAACCAAGCTTTCTTAGCTAGTAATTCGTCGTTAGTTTCGCGAACATCTTCGTCATCCACACAACAATCTACCGGACACACTGCAGCACATTGCGGTTCATCATGGAATCCGACACACTCTGTACATTTATCAGATACGATATAGTAGACCTCGTTAGAGATTGCTTCTTGCGATTCATTTGCGTCTAATGTAACGCCGTCGCCGAAATCAATAACACCATCCAAAGCAGTACCATCCGAAAACTTCCACGTTACTCCAGCATCATAAATTGCGTTGTTTGGGCATTCGGGTTCGCAAGCCCCACAATTTATACATTCGTCAGTAATTTTAATTGCCATTTATGTCCTTACAATAAAATAATAAACTAATTTTGCACTTGTCAAAGTTAACATTAAATATATACTCGATAAAAATAAAGTATATCAATTTAATAGTAATTGACTTTTATGTGGCAAATATAAGACAAAATTAATAGAGAATAATTCTAAATAGTAAGTTTTGGTACGAGAACAACGCATTCAAGCATTCAGTCATTTAGGTTCCTTTTTAGCATCAGATGATGCGGAAATTCAAGCAGTTTTAGATCGCGTTGAGCGCTTAAATCCTTGGTACACCTCGCGGTATGTAGCACAACAATTTAAGGCCTTGGGCGCACAGCTGACGGAAGCAAATTTAAATGCTTGGTTAGCTGATTTTCCGGATCAGGAAACCGATAAGGTAGTCGGCTTGGTGCTTGCTGGAAACCTCCCGCTTGTAGGCTTTCACGATATTCTATGTGTTCTGATTACGGGCTTTAAAGCACAGATTAAGGCTTCTTCAGATGACGCTGGTTTAACCAAGTTTGTTTTGGATAAGTTGGTCGAGACTGAGCCGGCATTCGCTGATCGTTTTGCTATCGTCGACATTCTTAAAGATTTTGATTTAGTAATTGCAACCGGAAGCAACAATTCCGCTCGTTATTTTGAGCACTATTTTGGTAAAAAACCACACATTATCCGTAAGAACAGAAACTCTATAGCAGTATTATCCGGCGAGGAAACGGAAGAGCAGTTAAAATCCCTTGGCCACGATATCTTTGATTTCTTTGGCTTGGGCTGCCGGTCGGTTTCCAAAGTTTTTATTCCGGAAAATTATGATGTGGCGAAGTTCTTTGAGGCTGTGGAATCATTCAACTGGATCAAAGATCATTTCAAGTACAATAATAATTACGATTTTAATAAATCAATCTACCTGATTAATAAGAATCAACATTTCGATAATGGGTTCTTGTTGTTGAAAGAGGATGAAAGCATGGCTTCTCCCCTCGCTGTTGTTCACTATGAGCGTTATAGCTCGCTCGCGCAAGTTGAAGAGTACATCAATAGCCATGCATCGGATATTCAGTGCGTTACATCGGCGATTGATTTGAAGGTAGATTCTCCGGTATTTCCGTTAGGGTCTAGCCAATCTCCGGCGCTAGATGATTATGCCGATGGAGTGAATACGTTGGAATTCTTGCGTGCGAACCAATAAAAGGTAAATTGTGGCGTTAATATAACTGTGTATTAATAAAAAATTATAATTTTGTTTACATGTATGTTATCAAAGTAAAGGGTGTTGCGAAGATTCCGGATTATGTTCAATTGCGTGATGATGCATTTACCCTATTAGCATACTTTCGAGTAGATCGACCTGATAAATCCCTTGATAAAATTGGCCTTGGTGATAAATTGGATTATATCATGGATGTAGTTCGCGAATTGCCATTTGGTCAGATAAAAAAAATTGACTTATAGAAAGATATGAGAGAAAATACGGTTATAAAACTTAAGAACGTCGATATATACCAACAGAAGCACTTGGTTTTATCTAATGTAAATTTAGATATTGCTCAGGGCGAATTTCTTTACTTAATCGGTCAGTCTGGTTCTGGAAAGAGTAGTTTATTGAAGATTATCTACGGTGATCTTTATATCGCTAATGGCGAAGGCATGGTCGCTGGATTTGATTTGAAGAAGCTTCATGAAAACGATGTTCCCTTCTTGCGCAGAAAGTTAGGGATTGTATTTCAGGATTTTCACTTATTGAATGACCGTACAATTGAGAAGAACTTAGAGTTTGCGCTTCGTGCAACTGGCTGGAAGGAAAAAGGCTTAATTGAGAACCGCATGCTTGATGTATTGGAGAAAGTAGGTCTGCGTTCGAAATTGAAGAAAATGCCGCATGAGCTTTCGGGTGGTGAGCAGCAGCGCGTTGTTATTGCCCGAGCTTTATTGAATAACCCTGAGATTATTTTGGCCGATGAGCCTACGGGTAACTTGGATCCGGCGACTTCCGAGGAGATCGTATTATTATTGCGTGATATTGCTTCTTCAGGTACAGCGGTATTAATGGCTACCCACGATTATCAAATTATTAAGAATATGCCTGCACGCATTATCCGTACTTCGGATGGTGGTTTGCATGACAATGTCAGCATCTAAAAACTGACATTCATCTGAATAATCCGACATTTTGCAAGTGTAAACATATAAAACACTGACAGGCTGTCGGATTTTTTTTATTGGCAAAAGAATTGATTGAAACAGATTTAAGAATATAATTTAAAGGTGATGATGAACGAAAACGAAAATATTCAAGACGAGCATTTAAATTCAGAAGAGACAGATTCGACGACAAACGTTGAGAACCCTGAAGTTGACGAAGTAGAAAGCCTAAGCAACAAATTGGCAGAGTCTAATGACAGATATACACGTTTAGTTGCGGAGTTTGACAACTATAAAAAACGCACATCCAAAGAGAAACTTGATTTAATGCAATCAGCGGGAAAAGAGGTGTTAGTGAAATTATTACCTGTATTAGATGATTTCGATCGTGCGATGTCTTTTATGAAAGATATTCCTAACGACGACAGCGTAAAACAGGGCGTTGACCTAGTGAATACGAAGTTCCGCAAAACAATGGAGCAATTAGGACTCAAAGAAATGGATGTGATCGGGCAACCATTTGATCCGGAGTACCAGGAAGCTATTACTTCTATCCCTGCACCTAGCGACGATTTAAAGAATAAAGTAATTGATGTGATTGAGAAAGGCTATTTCTTAAATGACAGCGTATTACGTTTTGCAAAAGTTGTAGTAGGTCAATAAGAAAAATAAAATGTCAAAGAGAGATTATTACGATGTCCTAGGTGTTTCCCGCACTGCCGAAGTGACGGAGATTAAGAGTGCCTATCGTAAATTAGCTATTAAGTATCACCCAGATAAAAATCCGGGCGATAAGGAAGCGGAAGATAAATTTAAAGAAGCTGCTGAAGCTTACGAGATATTAAGCAATTCGGAGAAGCGTGCGCGTTATGATCAGTTTGGTCATGCGGGTAATTCTGCTGCTGGCGGTTATGGTGGCGGCGGTATGAATATGGAAGATATCTTTAGTCAGTTTGGCGATATCTTCGGCGGTGGTAATCCGTTTGAGAGTTTCTTTGGTGGTGGTGGCGGAGGCCGTGGTGGCCGTCGTGTGCAACGCGGAAGTAACTTACGTATAAAAGTGAAATTGACCTTAGAGGAGATTGCGAAAGGCGTTGAGAAAAAGGTTAAAGTAAATAAGCAAGTAGTTTGCCATACCTGTAGCGGTACTGGCGCTAAAGATAAGAGTTCTTACCATACCTGTAACACGTGTGGTGGTAGCGGTTCTGTTCGTCGCGTGACGAATACCATCTTAGGTCAGATGCAAACAACAAGCACCTGCCCTACTTGTAATGGTGAAGGCGTTGAGATTACTGCGAAATGTACAACCTGTAAGGGTGAAGGATTAGAGCGTGGTGAAGAAACAATCTCTATCAACATTCCTGCAGGTGTAAGCGAAGGTATGCAATTGTCGATGAGTGGCAAAGGTAATGCTGCCCCTCGTGGAGGTATCCCTGGAGATTTAATTATCTTGGTTGAAGAAATTCCGCATGAGACCTTAAAGCGTGATGGCATCAACGTAATTTATGATCTTTATATCAACTTTGCAGATGCAGCGTTAGGCACAAGCGTAGAAATTCCGACTATCGACGGTAAAGCAAAGATTAAGATCGACCCAGGAACTCAAGGCGGTAAAATCTTACGCTTAAAAGGAAAAGGATTGCCGGAAGTGAATTCTTACCACAAAGGCGACCAATTGGTCTACGTGAATGTATGGACACCAAAGACTGTTTCGAAAGAAGAGAAAGAACTTTTGGAGAAATTGAAAGGATCCGCAAACTTTAAACCTCAACCAGGTAAGAGTGAGAAGTCCTTCTTCGAACGTATCAAAGAGTATTTTGAGTAGAGATTTTAGATGTTAGACATTAGATATTAGACATTGAAAAGGCGCCGACTAGGCGCCTTTTTTTTGATTTTGGAGGGTATTGTCTTTGAACCAGAAAAGGAAGGATGAAAGGATTGTCAGGATGGTGCTGTCTTTGTACCAGGAAAAGAAAGATGGAAGGATTGGCAGGATGCTCTTGTCTTGAACCAGGAAAGGAAGGATTTAGGGATTTACAGGATCCTGCTCATCTTTTTCATCCTTCCTTTCTTGGTTCAAAACAATGAACAATCATTATCCGCAAAAGGTCTTAATACTAGGTACTAACTACTAACTACTAAAAAAAATCTAATATCTAGACTAAACAACCGCCTGTCTTACGCGGATCAATTTCTCCATTAATCCTTCTAAAAGGTCTAGGTGCAGCATATTTGCGCCGTCGGATTTTGCGTTTGCAGGATCTGGGTGAGTTTCGATAAATAGTCCATCGGCACCAACAGCGATTGCTGCTTTGGCAATTGTCTCGATTAGTTCTGGTTTACCGCCGGTTACTCCGGACGATTGATTCGGTTGTTGCAGAGAGTGTGTACAGTCCATTACCGTTGGGACGTTGAAGTCGCGCATGGTTGGAATTCCGCGAAAATCGACGATTAAGTCCTGGTATCCGAAAGTATTACCGCGGTCGGTTAAGAATACTTTGTCGTTTCCAGAATCTTTAACCTTATCTACAGCGAACTTCATGGATTCTGCTGCTAGGAACTGTCCTTTTTTAATGTTTACGACCTTTCCAGTTTGCGCTGCAGCGACCAATAGCTCCGTTTGACGACATAAGAATGCTGGAATCTGTAGCACATCTACGTAGGCAGCAGCCATTGCTGCTTCATGGCTTTCGTGGATATCTGTTACCGTAGGGACACCGAAGGTCTTCCCTACTTTTTCGAGAATCTTTAAAGCTTTTTCATCGCCAATTCCGGTAAAAGAATCTACTCTTGAGCGATTTGCTTTGCGGTATGAGCCTTTGAAGATATAGGGGATATTGAATTTATCTGTAATCGTAACGATACGTTCAGCGATACGAAGCGCGATATCCTCGCCTTCGATTGCACATGGGCCTGCCATTAAGAAGAATGCATCAGAATCTGCATTCTTGATATTTGGCAAATAAGTATTGATCATATTCTATTATTAATTTCCTAGTTCTGATATAAATTTGATGCGCATAAGCTGAATGTCTTCGAAAGAATAGTCCTCCTCTCCTAGTTCATTCAATGCACTATCGATGCTATCATTCTCCGCAGATTTGAAGTAATCATAAACCTCATCCTGACGATCCGGATCGATCATCTCATCGACAAAGTATCCGATGTCCAGCTTCGTACCTGAGTTGACGATAGATTCAACCTCTTTCAGCATATCCTCGTAGCTGATTCCCTTAGACGATGCAATATCTTCCAAGCTGATCTTTCTGTCGATATTCTGAATGATGGAAACCTTCAATGCAGATTTGTTTGCCGTGCTTTTGATCACCAAATCCTGCGGTCTGTCGATATCGTTGTCTTCAACGTATTTCTTAATCAACTCAACGAAAGGTGCACCAAACTTCATTGCTTTCCCAGATCCTACGCCCTGAATTTTCTTGAGCTCTTCCGTAGAAATAGGATAATGAGTACACATCTCGTCTAACGACGGGTCTTGAAAGATCACAAATGGTGGAAGTGACTTCTGCTTGGCAATCTTCTTGCGAAGATCTTTCAGCATTTTCAATAGTTCGGCATCCAAGGTACTGCTGTGTCCCGCTGCACCATCGGAGCTATCTCCGCGCGCCTTTTCCATCGGGCGGTTGATGATGTATTTAATCGGGTAAGGGTTGCTGATATATTTTTTGCCGGTCTCCGTCAATTGTAGGAGTCCGTAATGGTCTATATCTTTCTTGATAAAATCGGAGAATTCCGCTTGGCGGATCAGTGAATTCCAATAATTCACTCCCAATTCTTTACCTGAGCCAAATAAAGGGTGAGTGTCGTGCTTATAGGATGATATTGGTTGGTTGTTCTGACCAATCATTACATTGATAATATGTTGGTCATCAAACTTATCACCTTGCTCTTTAATGAAGTTCAATACCTGCAATAGGGATTCTTCGGCGTCGAAATAACTTTTTTGCGAACGGCAGTTATCACACATATTGTTACAGCCTGTTTCGTCGAATTTCTCTCCGAAATAGTACAATATCTGCTTTCTGCGACACACTGCAGATTCTGAATAGTCGATAACTTCTTTTAAGATCTGAGTGCCAATTTCCTTCTCAGAAACCGGTTTATCCTTCATGAACTTAGTCAGTTTCTCTACGTCTTTTTCCGAGTAGAATGCTAAACAAAAGCCATCACCGCCATCGCGTCCTGCACGTCCTGTCTCCTGGTAATACCCTTCCATAGATTTTGGAATATCATGGTGGATAACATAACGAACGTCTGGTTTGTCGATTCCCATACCGAAAGCTATCGTCGCAACAATGACTTCGATATCTTCCATCAGGAACTTGTCCTGCGTTTCAGCACGCGTTTTGGCGTCCAGCCCCGCATGGTATGGTAAAGCTTTGATACCGTTGATATTCAGCACCTCAGCAATCTCTTCTACCTTCTTACGGCTAAGACAATAGACTATACCGGCCTTACCGGTATTATTTTTTATAAAGCGAACAATCTCCTTAATAACGTCTTGCTTAGGGCGAACCTCGTAATAAAGATTCGTCCGGTTAAACGAAGACTTAAATAAATGAGCATCATTCATCTGTAAGTTCTTGCGAATATCAGATTGTACCTTTGGTGTCGCAGTGGCCGTCAGCGCGATAATAGGGATGTTATCTCCTACTTCATTGATGACTTGTCGGATTTTACGATACTCCGGGCGGAAGTCATGTCCCCACTCCGAAATACAATGCGCTTCATCGACAGCGACGAAGGACACGGTAATACTCCGTAGAAATGCCACATTGTCCTCCTTGGCCAGGGATTCCGGTGCAACATATAACAATTTGGTTTTACCCTCTGTTACATCCTGTTTTACACGTAGAATCTCATTCTTAGTCAATGAGGAGTTCAAAAAGTGTGCAATGCTGTCTCGACCACCGAAGGCTCTCAGTTGGTCTACTTGATTTTTCATAAGCGCAATTAACGGCGAGATCACAATAGCTGTTCCTTCGCTCATTAACGCAGGTAGTTGATAGCAGATGGACTTGCCACCGCCCGTCGGCATAATAACAAAGGTATCTTTCTTGTTTAGCACATTTGTGATAATGGCTTCCTGATCTCCTTTGAAATTATCAAACCCAAAAAAATCCTGTAAATTGTCAAATAGTGATTTTTCTATTTCCATTCACCTAGCGATGTTAAATTAGATGACTTTACAACATTAGGAATACGCCCCAAATAGTGTATTTTTGTGATGTAAATTGAAGAATAAAAATAAGTAAATTTTACGTGAAAAACAATACAGATATCAAAAAGGTTGCCGTGAACACCTTTGAGTTAGAGGCGAAAAACATCCTTGCATTATCAGAAAGAATTGATGATGATTTTGTTAAGGTTGTTGAATCAATACTTAGTTTAAATGGCCGAGTTATCATTACGGGAATCGGCAAGAGCGCGATTATTGCGCAGAAGATTGTCGCAACGTTAAATTCTACAGGTACACCGTCAATTTTCATGCACGCAGCAGACGCGATACATGGCGATTTAGGAATCATTCAGCAAGAGGATTTGATTATTGCCATCTCCAAAAGTGGTAATACACCAGAGATTAAAGTGCTAGTACCCTTCCTAAAACAAACCAACAATAAGCTTGTGGCAATTGTTGGAAACCGAAACTCCTTCCTTGCCGAACAAGCTGATTATATCTTGGATACGACGATCACGCGCGAGGCTTGCCCCAATAACCTAGCCCCTACGACAAGTACGACCGTTCAGCTTGCTATGGGAGATGCGATCGCTGTAGCTTTACAAACGGAAAGACAATTCTCCGATCGTGATTTCGCGAAATACCATCCAGGTGGCGCCTTAGGAAAGCAGCTTTACTTACGCGTGGGCGACTTGTCAGACAATAATGGTCTTCCAATCGTCGAACCTACTATGGACATTCGAAATGTGATTATATCAATTACGAAGTTTCGTTTGGGAGCGACGGTGGTATTAGAGTATGATAAAATCCTCGGAATTATTACGGACGGGGATATTCGACGTATGCTTGAAAAACATGAGGATATCTCCCGTTTGAGCGCCAAGGACATCATGAGTCTTAACCCGAAGACTATTGACAGGAATGAATTGGCTGTGAATGCTTTACATACCATGCGTCAGTTCAGCATTTCTCAATTGGTCGTAACGGATGAGGGGAAATATGCAGGAATTATTCATATTCAGGATATTCTGAAAGAAGGAATCATTTAAAGTTTTTGTAATATTATTGTTGATTTAGGCAAATCTGTATGCTATAGGCTGGTTTTTTATAAAATTGGTCTTAGATTTGAGTATTACAAGTAAATAAAAAACAACTAAACAAATTGAAGCAATGAAAAAAATTACAAGTATATGTGCGGTGGTAATTGCGTTTATTAGTTTAACAGCAATGACAATGTTGGCGGCAGAATTTAAGTTCGAAAAAGAAACGCATGACTTTGGAAGAATTCCAGCAGGCAAACCAGTTTCTTTCGAATATAAGTTCAACAATGCTGGCGATGAACCAATCATAATTGCTGACGTTCAACCTACTTGTGGATGTTCAGTAGCAGAGTTTACAAAAAGCCCAGTAAAACCAGGTGAAGCAGGAACCATTAAAGTAACGTTCAATGCGGAAACCAAAGGGCCTTTTACGAAGTCTTTCATCGTAAAATCAAATACAAAGACTCCTGTTAAAACTTTGACGATAAAAGGTATAGTAGAATAAAACAATATCTAGAATATTATTTAGCGAAGCCATTCTATAAACAGAATGGCTTCGTTATTTATAACCTTTCCTTCGAAGATTATTCGTAAATTTGATGCAGTCAAAACGAAAACAAATTATAATGCCAACAATCTCTCAAAAGGGCATACAAATGCCTGCGTCACCCATTAGAAAGCTTACACCATTTGCCGATCAGGCTAAAAGAGATGGAAAAAAGATCTATCATCTAAATATTGGTCAGCCAGATATCGAGACTCCTGAAGTCATGTTAAACGCTTTGAAGAATATTGATTTCAAAGTATGGGCATATACTGCTTCGGAAGGGACTCTATCGTATCGTACGAAGTTGGCTGAGTATTATAACAAACTTAACTATAACATTACGCCAAGTGATATCCTAGTAACCAACGGAGGTTCTGAAGCAATCACAATTGCTATGCAGGCTTGTTTAAACCCAGGTGAAGAGGTTATCATCCCGGAGCCGTTCTATGCCAATTATAATGGATTTGCCTGCTCTGCAGATATTATTGTAAAGCCTATTATGTCTTATATAGACAATGGCTTTGCTTTGCCGTCTATCGCGGAGTTCGAAAAGGTAATCACGGAAAAAACGAAAGCTATTGCAATCTGTAATCCAAATAACCCAACGGGATACCTTTACTCACGTGAAGAACTTGAGGCCTTGCGCGAGCTATGCTTGAAATATGATCTTTACTTATTCTCAGACGAAGCTTATCGTGAGTTCTGTTATGACGGGCGTGAGTTCTTGTCACCAATGCACTTGGAAGGTTTAGAGCAACACGTTGTTGTATTTGACACCGTTTCTAAACGTTACTCTGCATGTGGTGCTCGTATCGGTTGTATCATCACCAAAAACAAAGAGCTGTATCAAACCTGCTTAAAGTTTGCTCAAGCACGCTTAAGTCCATCCTTGGAGGGACAAATTGCGGGCGAGGCCGCTGTCGATACTCCGGATAGCTATTTTGAAGCGGTATCTAAAGAGTATACAGCAAGAAGAGATGTCTTAGTAAAGGGACTAAACAACATTGATGGTGTGTTCTGTCCTAATCCAGGCGGTGCCTTTTACGTAGTTGCTAAGCTTCCGATTGACAATGCAGATAAATTCTGCCAATGGATGTTAGAGAAGTTTGATTACAACAATGAAACGGTGATGATGGCACCTGCTACAGGTTTCTACTCTACTCCAGGCGCTGGCCAGAATGAAGTTCGTCTTGCCTATGTGTTAAATCAAGATGATCTAAAAAAGGCACTAGTTTGTCTGGAAGAAGGCTTGAAAGCATACAATAAGTAGCTATAAGACTTTAGATATAAGACTTAAGACCCTGTATAGGGTCTTTTTTTTTGCGCTAATATGAATTTGTGATTTCTATGTTCATTAAGTAATTAATTATAAACATAGGCACAGATAACTCGATTGGCTAGAGGGTTACAAAGAATACTTAAAAAACGTTAAAACCAAAGATCTTAAAACAAAATCGCGGTTGCCACGTTTATATATTATAAACTAATGAAGTAGAATTTATGGATAAATTGAAGAAATTTGACTTAATGGAGAAAATATCCAGGGAATTGGAAGACATTAGAAATAGTCAACAAGCAGTTTTAGAAAAGATTGCGAAAGTAGAAGTCGACAATATCGAATTGGGCGATAAGACTATTGAGAAAAAAATCCCTGAAATTTATCAGCGTACTGCTGATAACTCCGAGGCTATCCGAGAGATATTGGAAGCATTTCAAACTAAGACCGATGATTTTGGTGAGAAAAACAATATTGACAAGCTTCGTGAACAAAACGAAATTGACA from Sphingobacterium sp. BN32 harbors:
- a CDS encoding SIS domain-containing protein, which codes for MKNNTDIKKVAVNTFELEAKNILALSERIDDDFVKVVESILSLNGRVIITGIGKSAIIAQKIVATLNSTGTPSIFMHAADAIHGDLGIIQQEDLIIAISKSGNTPEIKVLVPFLKQTNNKLVAIVGNRNSFLAEQADYILDTTITREACPNNLAPTTSTTVQLAMGDAIAVALQTERQFSDRDFAKYHPGGALGKQLYLRVGDLSDNNGLPIVEPTMDIRNVIISITKFRLGATVVLEYDKILGIITDGDIRRMLEKHEDISRLSAKDIMSLNPKTIDRNELAVNALHTMRQFSISQLVVTDEGKYAGIIHIQDILKEGII
- a CDS encoding DUF1573 domain-containing protein — protein: MKKITSICAVVIAFISLTAMTMLAAEFKFEKETHDFGRIPAGKPVSFEYKFNNAGDEPIIIADVQPTCGCSVAEFTKSPVKPGEAGTIKVTFNAETKGPFTKSFIVKSNTKTPVKTLTIKGIVE
- a CDS encoding cell division ATP-binding protein FtsE, producing MRENTVIKLKNVDIYQQKHLVLSNVNLDIAQGEFLYLIGQSGSGKSSLLKIIYGDLYIANGEGMVAGFDLKKLHENDVPFLRRKLGIVFQDFHLLNDRTIEKNLEFALRATGWKEKGLIENRMLDVLEKVGLRSKLKKMPHELSGGEQQRVVIARALLNNPEIILADEPTGNLDPATSEEIVLLLRDIASSGTAVLMATHDYQIIKNMPARIIRTSDGGLHDNVSI
- the kdsA gene encoding 3-deoxy-8-phosphooctulonate synthase yields the protein MINTYLPNIKNADSDAFFLMAGPCAIEGEDIALRIAERIVTITDKFNIPYIFKGSYRKANRSRVDSFTGIGDEKALKILEKVGKTFGVPTVTDIHESHEAAMAAAYVDVLQIPAFLCRQTELLVAAAQTGKVVNIKKGQFLAAESMKFAVDKVKDSGNDKVFLTDRGNTFGYQDLIVDFRGIPTMRDFNVPTVMDCTHSLQQPNQSSGVTGGKPELIETIAKAAIAVGADGLFIETHPDPANAKSDGANMLHLDLLEGLMEKLIRVRQAVV
- a CDS encoding pyridoxal phosphate-dependent aminotransferase; this translates as MPTISQKGIQMPASPIRKLTPFADQAKRDGKKIYHLNIGQPDIETPEVMLNALKNIDFKVWAYTASEGTLSYRTKLAEYYNKLNYNITPSDILVTNGGSEAITIAMQACLNPGEEVIIPEPFYANYNGFACSADIIVKPIMSYIDNGFALPSIAEFEKVITEKTKAIAICNPNNPTGYLYSREELEALRELCLKYDLYLFSDEAYREFCYDGREFLSPMHLEGLEQHVVVFDTVSKRYSACGARIGCIITKNKELYQTCLKFAQARLSPSLEGQIAGEAAVDTPDSYFEAVSKEYTARRDVLVKGLNNIDGVFCPNPGGAFYVVAKLPIDNADKFCQWMLEKFDYNNETVMMAPATGFYSTPGAGQNEVRLAYVLNQDDLKKALVCLEEGLKAYNK
- a CDS encoding 4Fe-4S dicluster domain-containing protein; its protein translation is MAIKITDECINCGACEPECPNNAIYDAGVTWKFSDGTALDGVIDFGDGVTLDANESQEAISNEVYYIVSDKCTECVGFHDEPQCAAVCPVDCCVDDEDVRETNDELLAKKAWLHAE
- a CDS encoding nucleotide exchange factor GrpE translates to MMNENENIQDEHLNSEETDSTTNVENPEVDEVESLSNKLAESNDRYTRLVAEFDNYKKRTSKEKLDLMQSAGKEVLVKLLPVLDDFDRAMSFMKDIPNDDSVKQGVDLVNTKFRKTMEQLGLKEMDVIGQPFDPEYQEAITSIPAPSDDLKNKVIDVIEKGYFLNDSVLRFAKVVVGQ
- a CDS encoding fructose-6-phosphate aldolase yields the protein MYVIKVKGVAKIPDYVQLRDDAFTLLAYFRVDRPDKSLDKIGLGDKLDYIMDVVRELPFGQIKKIDL
- the dnaJ gene encoding molecular chaperone DnaJ; the encoded protein is MSKRDYYDVLGVSRTAEVTEIKSAYRKLAIKYHPDKNPGDKEAEDKFKEAAEAYEILSNSEKRARYDQFGHAGNSAAGGYGGGGMNMEDIFSQFGDIFGGGNPFESFFGGGGGGRGGRRVQRGSNLRIKVKLTLEEIAKGVEKKVKVNKQVVCHTCSGTGAKDKSSYHTCNTCGGSGSVRRVTNTILGQMQTTSTCPTCNGEGVEITAKCTTCKGEGLERGEETISINIPAGVSEGMQLSMSGKGNAAPRGGIPGDLIILVEEIPHETLKRDGINVIYDLYINFADAALGTSVEIPTIDGKAKIKIDPGTQGGKILRLKGKGLPEVNSYHKGDQLVYVNVWTPKTVSKEEKELLEKLKGSANFKPQPGKSEKSFFERIKEYFE
- a CDS encoding acyl-CoA reductase, with translation MVREQRIQAFSHLGSFLASDDAEIQAVLDRVERLNPWYTSRYVAQQFKALGAQLTEANLNAWLADFPDQETDKVVGLVLAGNLPLVGFHDILCVLITGFKAQIKASSDDAGLTKFVLDKLVETEPAFADRFAIVDILKDFDLVIATGSNNSARYFEHYFGKKPHIIRKNRNSIAVLSGEETEEQLKSLGHDIFDFFGLGCRSVSKVFIPENYDVAKFFEAVESFNWIKDHFKYNNNYDFNKSIYLINKNQHFDNGFLLLKEDESMASPLAVVHYERYSSLAQVEEYINSHASDIQCVTSAIDLKVDSPVFPLGSSQSPALDDYADGVNTLEFLRANQ
- the recQ gene encoding DNA helicase RecQ; this encodes MEIEKSLFDNLQDFFGFDNFKGDQEAIITNVLNKKDTFVIMPTGGGKSICYQLPALMSEGTAIVISPLIALMKNQVDQLRAFGGRDSIAHFLNSSLTKNEILRVKQDVTEGKTKLLYVAPESLAKEDNVAFLRSITVSFVAVDEAHCISEWGHDFRPEYRKIRQVINEVGDNIPIIALTATATPKVQSDIRKNLQMNDAHLFKSSFNRTNLYYEVRPKQDVIKEIVRFIKNNTGKAGIVYCLSRKKVEEIAEVLNINGIKALPYHAGLDAKTRAETQDKFLMEDIEVIVATIAFGMGIDKPDVRYVIHHDIPKSMEGYYQETGRAGRDGGDGFCLAFYSEKDVEKLTKFMKDKPVSEKEIGTQILKEVIDYSESAVCRRKQILYYFGEKFDETGCNNMCDNCRSQKSYFDAEESLLQVLNFIKEQGDKFDDQHIINVMIGQNNQPISSYKHDTHPLFGSGKELGVNYWNSLIRQAEFSDFIKKDIDHYGLLQLTETGKKYISNPYPIKYIINRPMEKARGDSSDGAAGHSSTLDAELLKMLKDLRKKIAKQKSLPPFVIFQDPSLDEMCTHYPISTEELKKIQGVGSGKAMKFGAPFVELIKKYVEDNDIDRPQDLVIKSTANKSALKVSIIQNIDRKISLEDIASSKGISYEDMLKEVESIVNSGTKLDIGYFVDEMIDPDRQDEVYDYFKSAENDSIDSALNELGEEDYSFEDIQLMRIKFISELGN